Part of the Terriglobia bacterium genome, CATCCTGAGCCCGTCGTAGGTGAGAATGTCGAGTTCGTTGACGTTTTCGGAAACCCGTCCAGCCATGTGGGCATGCATTCCGCAGGAATTGTTTCCCATCATTCCGCCGAGGACACAGCGATCGTGAGTGGACGGGTCGGGTCCGAAAGTGAGGCCCTGCTCGTCCGCCGCATCTCTCAAGTCGTCGAGAATCACGCCCGGCTCGACGCGTGCCCACCGTTCCTCACGATTCACTTCCAGAATGTGGTTGAAGTACTTCGTCGTATCGATGACGACGGCGATGTTTACGGTTGATCCGGTAAGGCTGGTGCCCCCGCCGCGCGACAATACAGGCGCGCGGTATTTCCGGCAGACCTCGACGGCAGCCACAATGTCGCCGGCCGATTTTGGAATCACCACACCGATCGGCGGTTGTGTGTAGTTCGATCCGTCGTAAGCGTACAAGCCGCGTGCAGTGTCATCGAAGCGGACCTCGCCTGAGACGCGTTCGCGCAGCGCCTTCTCGAGAGCAGTTATATCGACAGGCTCGCGTTCGCGCGGGTTTCGGATGCGGGGATCCAGGACCGGAGGGCGTGGCGTCGGTTCGCCTAACGAGAACATATTCATCACCTCTGCAGTTGTCTTGAGACGGGAGCCAATTCTCCTTTCAAGCCGCGCTTGTATCGATCACCCAGCGCATCCAGGCGCGACTCCGCGAGCAGTTGTTCCAAGCGGGGGAAAATGTTTTCTTCCTCTTCCGCAAGATGGGCGAGCACAGTGCGATGCAGTTGGCGAAATGTTTCTTTCCATTCAGGCGAATCCAGTTGCTCCTTTCGGGACGGCCGGCGGTCAAGGACCCGAAGGGTCCGGTCGATTTCCTCGTGGGCCGCTTCGCCCCGGCGCAAACCCGTCGAAAGGCCGGGTATCTCGCGCATCGGCCCGTAAAGCGCAAATGCTTCGCCGGCGGCATGCGCCTCCAGGGCGATGCGTATTCGCGGATAAAGCTCAAAGAGCGCGGCCGGAAGATCGAGGATCGCGTCCATCTCCCTCAGGAGATTTTTTATCTCCCAGTGCGCCTGCCGCAGCAAAGTGATGATATTCGTGGCTTCGGGCGAGCTTTCACGCTCCATGCTTTTTCGATTTCGCGCAGGCATGCTTCCTCCCGGGTTGGTCCTGAAATTAGATGTGCAGTTCGCAGGCCATAGCTCGCTGGCACGCTTGGTGCCGGAGGAGATTAAGCGGTTTGAGGGGATGGTTTCCTTACCCTAAGCTCTCATGGCGCGACGCAGCGGAAATTTGCGGCATCATCGATACTGCCATTGCCGGAATAGCGCGCCACCTGGGGATACGGGCAGAGCGGGCGCGTGCGCACGACCTGATTGTTGACGACGCGGCTTGCCGTAATCGACGCAGGCGCCTTGGCCTTTTCGACCCAGTTGATCATCGCGGTTACGGCGTCGTTGCGGTCCGGCCCGATGCCGCCTCCGCAATGGCCCATTCCGGGAACCATGAATAACCGGAAGAAGTTCGCGGTCTGCGGCCCGTTTTTAGTGACCGCCTTTTCGTAATAGTCGACGCCCATCATAGGCTGCAGGATCGAGTCCGCCCAGCCGTACGTCATCAGCAGCTTGCCGCCGCGGTTCTTGTATTTTGAAAGGTCGGTGTCCTTGGCATCCGCCAGTTTTCCCCAGTTGCCAACCAGGTGCGTGTCCCGGTCGAAGTTAAACGTTTTGTAGTCGTATTCGGCTTGAGGCGGTTTCAGAACCAGATAACGCATCACGCCTTCGGCCAGGTTGAAGTCCGCCGGCTTGGCGTTCGGTTGGGTGCTGACGATCAGATTCATCCATCCGCTGGCGGCGCCGTTTGCGCCGGGGATCAACGCTTCGCTGCCCGGCATGTAGCCGGGAAAGAACGGCTTCCCGTTGCTGGACGGACCGCTGTAAACCTTCGCGATGGCGGCCGCCTGCGCGTCTGTCAGGCAATCTGCAGCGTCCGCGCCCGCCTTGCAAGCCGGAACATCGCGCCCCGGATCGAAGTTGCATTTGCGCGGATCGTCGATCAGGCCGTCTTTTAACCCGTCGATCGCGTCGCATTTCGCCATCACTTTATCGGCAACCAGGGCCAGTTTCGCGGGCGTCACAGCCGCGTCCACAAGCGCTTTTTGATTCCACATCGCGCCGATGGTGAAACCTGTCTGATCGACCCAGGGAGCATTGGCGACGATGCCGTCGAAGTCTTCCGGAAAACGCTGCGCTTCGATCAAGCCTTGCCGGCCGCCGTTAGAACAGGAGTTCCAATAGGCATGCGAGACCGGCGTGCCGTAATACTGCTTCGTGATGTCCTTTGTCGTAACGGCTGTCAGATGGACCGCGCGATACGCGTAGTCGATCGCCTTTTGCGGGTTATTGAGAACGAAAGACCCGCTCGGCTCCTTCCGCGCGTCATGGCCCGTATTGGTCTGCGCGAAGGCAAATCCAAGCTTCAAAGCGGCATTGCG contains:
- a CDS encoding hemerythrin domain-containing protein, with the protein product MPARNRKSMERESSPEATNIITLLRQAHWEIKNLLREMDAILDLPAALFELYPRIRIALEAHAAGEAFALYGPMREIPGLSTGLRRGEAAHEEIDRTLRVLDRRPSRKEQLDSPEWKETFRQLHRTVLAHLAEEEENIFPRLEQLLAESRLDALGDRYKRGLKGELAPVSRQLQR
- a CDS encoding tannase/feruloyl esterase family alpha/beta hydrolase codes for the protein MANTRISAAIGCAIIATVLSVMFPARAGAQAFAGLKSSLVDYSKSDLTPKSTCQAIGMYKSKDIAQINAMSVPADAMAPAHCRVTGLLSPEIAFEVSLPDKWNGRFYMIGNGGLAGEAMDDAGRVSQRNAALKLGFAFAQTNTGHDARKEPSGSFVLNNPQKAIDYAYRAVHLTAVTTKDITKQYYGTPVSHAYWNSCSNGGRQGLIEAQRFPEDFDGIVANAPWVDQTGFTIGAMWNQKALVDAAVTPAKLALVADKVMAKCDAIDGLKDGLIDDPRKCNFDPGRDVPACKAGADAADCLTDAQAAAIAKVYSGPSSNGKPFFPGYMPGSEALIPGANGAASGWMNLIVSTQPNAKPADFNLAEGVMRYLVLKPPQAEYDYKTFNFDRDTHLVGNWGKLADAKDTDLSKYKNRGGKLLMTYGWADSILQPMMGVDYYEKAVTKNGPQTANFFRLFMVPGMGHCGGGIGPDRNDAVTAMINWVEKAKAPASITASRVVNNQVVRTRPLCPYPQVARYSGNGSIDDAANFRCVAP